Proteins from a single region of Nitrospirota bacterium:
- the nfi gene encoding deoxyribonuclease V (cleaves DNA at apurinic or apyrimidinic sites) yields the protein MVSFRKINWPKDIKEAKEVQLVLREDVRILPLRKKIKYVAGVDAAFFKDNVIATACLYTYPHLIHVGDAYAVTKVLFPYIPGYLSFREGPAIIEAINKLSIKPDIILFDGQGIAHPKGLGIASHIGVLLGMPTIGCAKSRLVGDYADPGIKKGEYSHLKYHGKTIGAVLRTRDNVKPVFVSPGNLIDLQGAIDVVLKCTGRYRIPEPIRCADSLAGKIKSGLC from the coding sequence GTGGTATCTTTCAGAAAAATAAATTGGCCGAAAGACATTAAAGAGGCAAAAGAGGTACAGCTTGTCCTGAGAGAAGATGTTAGAATTCTTCCTTTAAGAAAGAAGATTAAATATGTTGCAGGTGTTGATGCGGCATTTTTTAAGGATAACGTTATAGCAACTGCCTGCCTCTATACATACCCGCACCTGATACACGTTGGTGACGCTTATGCCGTTACAAAGGTTCTGTTTCCATATATCCCCGGGTATCTCTCTTTCAGGGAAGGCCCTGCAATAATAGAGGCAATCAATAAGTTGAGTATAAAACCGGATATAATCCTTTTTGACGGCCAGGGGATAGCACACCCAAAGGGTCTCGGTATCGCTTCGCATATCGGGGTTCTTCTCGGAATGCCCACCATCGGATGTGCAAAATCAAGACTGGTTGGAGACTACGCAGACCCCGGGATTAAGAAAGGGGAATATTCCCACTTGAAATATCACGGCAAAACCATAGGGGCGGTCTTGAGGACAAGGGATAATGTGAAACCGGTCTTTGTATCTCCCGGCAACTTGATTGATCTGCAGGGGGCAATCGATGTTGTGCTTAAATGCACAGGCAGGTATAGAATCCCCGAACCCATCAGGTGTGCAGACAGTCTGGCAGGAAAGATTAAATCCGGACTATGTTAA
- a CDS encoding menaquinone biosynthesis protein, which translates to MLKIGKIPYTNLYPIYYFLEMTSGSKYEFIKGVPSDINRLLREGRIEISPSSSIEYLRRPEKYILINNHSVSSEGPVGSILLFSRRPVETLERFTVLYTRQSETSAALLRIVLSRFYQLQCSLKSSGLPLEEGLRTHSAYLLIGDDALREAHKYPNLYIYDLGDIWYRKTGLPFVFALWIANREAGAELKSFITDLDEAKERALKDLPKVARTCPFRKWLSEEELIAYWRKLSYDLDDKHRQGLELFNSYIMEMGI; encoded by the coding sequence ATGTTAAAAATCGGCAAAATACCATATACAAACCTGTATCCCATCTACTACTTTCTGGAGATGACATCCGGCAGCAAGTATGAGTTCATCAAGGGTGTTCCTTCCGATATAAACAGGCTCCTCAGGGAGGGACGGATAGAGATAAGCCCCTCATCATCGATAGAATACCTGAGGAGACCGGAGAAATACATACTTATCAACAACCACTCCGTAAGCTCAGAGGGCCCTGTAGGCAGCATACTTCTCTTCAGCAGAAGGCCGGTCGAGACACTTGAAAGGTTCACGGTACTCTACACCCGTCAATCAGAGACCTCTGCAGCCCTTCTCCGCATTGTCCTTTCAAGGTTTTATCAGCTTCAGTGCAGTCTGAAAAGCTCCGGGCTCCCTCTGGAGGAAGGCCTCAGAACTCATTCCGCCTACCTCCTCATAGGCGATGATGCCCTCAGGGAAGCACATAAGTATCCCAACCTTTATATATATGACCTTGGTGATATATGGTACAGGAAGACGGGACTGCCCTTTGTCTTTGCCTTGTGGATAGCAAACAGGGAAGCAGGAGCAGAGCTGAAATCCTTCATTACCGACCTCGATGAGGCCAAAGAGAGGGCACTTAAGGACCTGCCCAAAGTAGCAAGGACGTGCCCCTTCAGGAAATGGCTGTCCGAAGAAGAGCTCATAGCCTACTGGAGAAAGCTTTCCTATGACCTTGACGACAAACACCGTCAGGGGCTTGAATTATTCAACAGCTACATAATGGAAATGGGGATTTAA
- the rpsL gene encoding 30S ribosomal protein S12 gives MPTIAQLVRNGRKRVKEKSKSPALQNCPQRRGVCTRVYTTTPKKPNSALRKVARVRLTNAMEVTAYIPGIGHNLQEHSIVLIRGGRIKDLPGVRYHIVRGALDTMGVGDRRQGRSKYGAKRPK, from the coding sequence TTGCCTACGATAGCACAGTTAGTAAGAAACGGCAGGAAAAGGGTAAAGGAAAAGTCAAAAAGTCCGGCGCTTCAGAACTGTCCGCAGCGCAGAGGTGTCTGCACAAGGGTTTATACCACTACTCCCAAGAAGCCGAACTCCGCACTTAGAAAGGTTGCAAGAGTCAGGCTGACAAATGCTATGGAGGTAACGGCCTATATCCCCGGGATCGGGCACAACCTTCAGGAACATTCAATAGTATTGATAAGGGGTGGCAGGATTAAGGACCTTCCAGGTGTCAGGTACCACATAGTAAGGGGAGCGCTTGACACCATGGGTGTTGGAGACAGGCGTCAGGGCAGGTCCAAGTATGGAGCCAAGAGGCCAAAATAG
- the rpsG gene encoding 30S ribosomal protein S7, with protein MARRRVAEKRDILPDPKYNSKLVSKFVNAIMTDGKKSVAERICYGAFEIIKEKANEDPLKVFKIALENVKPIVEVKPRRVGGATYQVPIEVRPSRRMALAFRWIRDFARKRSERTMTERLAGELMDAYNKTGSSVKKREDTHKMADANKAFAHYRW; from the coding sequence ATGGCACGGAGAAGAGTAGCTGAAAAGAGAGATATCCTTCCTGACCCGAAATATAACAGTAAGCTGGTCAGCAAGTTTGTAAATGCAATAATGACAGATGGCAAAAAGTCTGTGGCGGAGCGGATCTGCTATGGTGCCTTTGAGATTATAAAGGAGAAGGCCAATGAAGACCCTCTCAAGGTTTTCAAGATTGCCCTTGAGAATGTCAAGCCGATTGTTGAGGTCAAGCCAAGGAGGGTTGGCGGTGCTACGTATCAGGTGCCGATTGAAGTAAGACCCAGCAGAAGGATGGCGCTTGCATTCAGGTGGATCAGGGACTTTGCAAGAAAGAGGTCAGAAAGAACCATGACCGAGCGTCTTGCCGGGGAGCTCATGGATGCCTACAACAAGACGGGTTCATCTGTTAAAAAGAGGGAGGACACCCACAAGATGGCTGATGCCAACAAGGCATTTGCTCATTACAGGTGGTAG